A single region of the Chitinophaga niabensis genome encodes:
- a CDS encoding SusC/RagA family TonB-linked outer membrane protein, with protein MRFIALMLFACATLLCGKAAGQTITYTGTKVPLQDVLTEVQKQTKYLVMSNSQLIKDAPPVTISAKSMPLEPFLNELFKGPHLDYAIENRTIIIRRKRALTMAMPRIPEDTSRQGVKVIVGVVTDSSGQPLPGVSIRILGRSGGTTTNQAGQFSIKADNDAVLSASYIGYRAVTMRVPAITSTAAIKMSAASNDLSTISVVSNGFQNRKQIASVGSISTVTAKDLENSGITTFDKALAGKMPGVYVRSVSGRPGETGQIIIRGVNTLTGNVNPLYVLDGMPLQGDEVSASMNSLITNGIGNIPPENIESITILKDATAASIYGSRAANGVIVITTKNGKMGSDYINYTGKLGVTMRPENGFNFMNSKEKVAFERGLRDDYYPPYESGGRVIQLLSLADKGAITYDEAEKQIALLEQTNTDWIKQLYRVANSQSHNISFSGGNTKTTYYAGFNFQDSKGSLIENKFQTGGFNMKLSRFVTNKLLFRVNLYTTLKKNVEGQAGVDPFKYAVFANPYEKPYNADGSYASDLTYRAIPYDVGSNSALYYNTFNIIRELRENRLTNTYGNIRAQFTVEYDFLKHFKYTGNVAGSYTSVQDKDESFGGTYRSWANNWLNQTSTAGGVLPEHNRGYLQEGSGRTLDYTIRNTVEYSNTFAAKHFVQAFFANEFGAVQNDKFSHFNPIYLQQYGIAGYPSWDLIPDNRFLNLQLPRLGSTYTRENRSASFIGSLAYVYDNRYVLNANVRYDGVDIIGSENQFSPLWSAGVKWNAHNESFLKDNASTISRLVLSVGYGYRGSINRSVYPFHTYTLGTAVYANIPTAIDFQFGNPVIKWEKKRETNLGLELSLFNGRINTDWRYFTEEVMDLLDNTRTPPSVGRPSAMVNVGNLTNKGLELNLRVEAVKTKDFLWEVGGNITKVKNNLSNVYEKEVPTVGNNYTANIQGYPVNSWFGYKFSHVDPVTGGLIVLAQKRNSKLVGGKVETTFSDAEIDLSKISTADLTALYRPYYLGHSDPELYGGFNTRVTYKTIELTANFVYADGNDIISFRDRREGPSGVTSDIVASRTNRLKDNLYRWRQAGDITDIPIYRTALSNYTQYLISTDVESGAYLKCTELSLSWRAPRQLLARTAMKTLKATLVANNVLALSPYSGTDAETKTPFGYPNTRMYTLSLTVGF; from the coding sequence ATGCGATTTATTGCCTTAATGCTATTTGCATGCGCAACGCTCCTTTGCGGCAAGGCGGCTGGACAAACGATCACCTATACCGGTACAAAAGTACCCTTGCAGGACGTCCTGACCGAAGTGCAAAAACAGACGAAGTACCTCGTCATGAGCAACAGCCAACTCATTAAAGATGCGCCGCCTGTTACCATCAGCGCAAAGAGCATGCCTTTGGAACCTTTTCTCAATGAATTATTCAAAGGCCCTCATCTCGATTATGCCATTGAGAACCGCACCATTATTATCCGGCGAAAGAGAGCGCTTACCATGGCTATGCCGCGCATACCGGAAGATACCAGCCGCCAGGGTGTGAAAGTAATTGTGGGTGTGGTAACAGATAGTTCCGGGCAGCCATTACCGGGGGTGAGTATCCGCATCCTGGGACGTTCCGGGGGAACTACCACTAACCAGGCCGGGCAGTTCAGTATCAAAGCAGATAATGATGCGGTACTGAGTGCATCTTATATCGGCTACAGGGCTGTAACTATGAGAGTACCGGCGATTACAAGCACGGCTGCTATCAAAATGAGCGCCGCATCCAACGACCTTAGTACCATCTCCGTGGTGAGCAATGGTTTCCAGAACAGAAAGCAGATCGCTTCTGTAGGATCTATCAGTACAGTTACTGCTAAAGACCTGGAGAATTCAGGTATCACCACTTTTGATAAAGCCCTGGCCGGAAAGATGCCGGGTGTATATGTACGCAGCGTTTCTGGCCGCCCCGGAGAAACAGGGCAGATCATTATCCGTGGTGTGAACACCTTAACGGGAAATGTGAATCCGCTGTATGTACTGGATGGTATGCCTTTGCAGGGAGATGAAGTATCTGCCAGCATGAACAGCCTGATCACAAACGGTATTGGTAATATACCTCCTGAAAATATAGAAAGCATCACTATCCTCAAAGACGCCACGGCTGCCTCGATCTATGGATCGAGGGCGGCCAACGGTGTTATTGTGATCACTACCAAGAACGGTAAAATGGGCAGTGATTATATTAATTACACCGGTAAGCTGGGGGTAACCATGCGCCCGGAGAACGGATTCAATTTCATGAACTCCAAAGAAAAAGTGGCGTTTGAAAGAGGGCTGCGGGATGATTATTATCCTCCTTATGAATCCGGTGGCCGCGTGATACAATTGCTGAGCCTTGCTGATAAAGGTGCTATCACCTATGATGAAGCAGAAAAGCAGATAGCATTACTTGAGCAAACGAATACAGACTGGATCAAACAACTCTACCGGGTAGCTAACAGCCAGTCACACAACATCAGCTTCAGCGGAGGTAATACAAAAACAACTTACTACGCAGGTTTCAACTTCCAGGATTCAAAAGGAAGCCTGATTGAAAATAAATTCCAGACCGGTGGTTTCAATATGAAACTTTCCCGTTTTGTAACGAATAAATTACTCTTCAGGGTAAATCTTTATACCACCCTTAAAAAGAACGTAGAAGGACAGGCTGGTGTAGATCCGTTTAAGTATGCCGTATTCGCCAACCCTTATGAGAAACCTTATAATGCAGATGGCTCCTATGCTTCAGATCTCACCTATCGTGCCATCCCTTATGATGTGGGCAGTAATTCCGCGCTGTATTATAATACCTTCAATATTATCCGCGAGCTGCGTGAGAACAGGCTGACGAATACTTATGGAAATATCAGGGCACAGTTTACCGTGGAATATGATTTCCTCAAACATTTCAAATACACCGGGAATGTGGCAGGATCTTATACTTCGGTGCAGGATAAAGATGAATCCTTTGGCGGCACTTACCGGTCATGGGCCAATAACTGGCTGAATCAAACATCTACCGCGGGTGGTGTATTGCCTGAACATAACAGGGGATACCTGCAGGAAGGCTCGGGCAGAACTTTGGATTATACTATCCGCAATACGGTAGAGTATTCGAATACATTTGCCGCGAAACATTTTGTACAGGCTTTCTTCGCTAACGAATTCGGCGCGGTGCAGAACGACAAATTCTCTCATTTCAACCCCATTTACTTACAACAATATGGTATTGCCGGTTATCCCAGCTGGGACCTGATACCGGATAACCGTTTCCTCAACCTGCAACTACCCAGGTTAGGCAGTACCTATACCCGTGAAAACAGGAGCGCTTCTTTTATTGGTTCCCTGGCTTATGTGTACGACAACCGTTATGTACTGAATGCCAACGTACGGTATGATGGTGTGGATATCATCGGTTCGGAAAACCAGTTCTCTCCTTTATGGTCTGCCGGCGTAAAATGGAATGCACATAATGAAAGTTTCCTGAAAGATAATGCATCCACTATCAGCAGGCTGGTATTGTCTGTAGGATATGGCTACAGGGGAAGTATCAACAGGAGCGTATACCCCTTCCATACTTATACCCTGGGTACGGCGGTATATGCTAACATCCCTACAGCTATTGACTTTCAGTTTGGTAACCCGGTGATCAAATGGGAAAAGAAGAGAGAGACCAACCTCGGGTTGGAACTATCCCTTTTCAATGGAAGGATCAATACAGACTGGCGTTATTTTACAGAAGAAGTGATGGACCTGCTGGACAATACCAGAACACCCCCTTCTGTGGGAAGACCTTCCGCCATGGTGAACGTGGGTAATCTTACAAACAAGGGACTGGAATTGAACCTCCGGGTAGAAGCCGTTAAAACAAAAGATTTCCTCTGGGAAGTAGGTGGTAATATCACAAAGGTTAAAAATAACCTGAGCAACGTATATGAAAAAGAAGTACCGACAGTAGGGAATAATTATACTGCCAATATACAGGGCTATCCGGTGAACAGCTGGTTTGGGTATAAGTTCTCACATGTAGATCCGGTAACAGGCGGCCTCATTGTACTGGCGCAAAAAAGGAATTCAAAACTGGTAGGCGGAAAAGTAGAAACCACTTTTTCGGATGCGGAAATAGATCTGAGTAAGATCAGCACAGCAGACCTTACTGCCTTGTACAGACCATATTACCTGGGCCATAGTGATCCGGAATTGTATGGAGGCTTCAATACAAGAGTGACTTACAAAACGATAGAGCTTACTGCCAACTTCGTATATGCCGATGGAAATGATATCATCAGTTTCCGCGACAGAAGGGAAGGCCCAAGCGGTGTTACGAGCGACATTGTGGCCAGCCGTACTAACAGGTTAAAAGATAATCTTTACCGCTGGAGGCAGGCTGGGGATATTACAGATATTCCCATTTACAGAACAGCGCTTTCCAACTATACGCAGTATCTGATCTCCACAGACGTTGAAAGCGGCGCTTATCTGAAATGCACAGAGCTTTCCCTGTCCTGGAGAGCACCCCGTCAACTGCTGGCCAGAACAGCCATGAAAACATTAAAGGCTACGCTCGTGGCAAACAATGTACTGGCTTTGAGCCCTTATAGTGGAACGGATGCGGAAACAAAAACGCCGTTCGGATATCCTAATACCAGGATGTACACACTGTCATTAACCGTTGGATTTTAA
- a CDS encoding FecR family protein produces MEDQQLHTTFRMTGLLAGYLRNTLSDAERQELEQWLAANESNRAILEELINEEKAAEEWRKLAYYRERTEKAREELAAEVARRKVFRTRRLFFYRAAGVLLLVLAAAAAIWQTQFRKPDHITTAEYAENVLPGSQKAQLVLSNGNSMELNTGNDTSFMQGASVKVQQQQGLLAYEDINDNYEEIQFHQLITPKGGEYHLLLEDGTHVWLNAASSIRFPTRFSGTERRVQLSGEAYFEVAKDVKKPFIVDVNQHTSIQVLGTRFNVNAYTDEEKINTTLLEGAVAVNSGSFGRAIAPGQRAVTDHDGNKAIIVEPADTVRAVAWKNGVFDFNDTKLSEVMRQVSRWYNIDIVYEKSIPDIKVWGRMERNQNLQQLITILNGMDVRVKLESVNKLIVLQ; encoded by the coding sequence ATGGAAGATCAGCAATTACACACTACGTTTAGGATGACGGGTTTACTGGCCGGTTATCTCCGGAATACGCTCAGCGATGCAGAGCGGCAGGAGCTGGAGCAGTGGCTGGCTGCCAATGAAAGTAACCGGGCAATCCTGGAAGAACTGATCAATGAAGAAAAGGCTGCGGAAGAATGGCGTAAGCTGGCTTATTACCGGGAAAGAACAGAAAAAGCCCGGGAAGAGCTAGCCGCTGAAGTGGCCAGGCGTAAAGTTTTCCGTACAAGGCGCCTGTTCTTTTACAGGGCCGCAGGGGTATTACTGTTAGTGCTGGCCGCCGCCGCTGCGATCTGGCAAACACAGTTCCGTAAACCGGACCATATCACCACGGCGGAATATGCTGAAAACGTATTGCCCGGCAGCCAGAAAGCACAGTTGGTATTGTCTAACGGCAATAGCATGGAACTGAACACCGGTAACGATACTTCCTTTATGCAGGGGGCATCTGTAAAAGTGCAGCAACAGCAGGGATTGCTGGCATATGAAGATATTAACGACAACTATGAAGAAATACAATTTCACCAGCTGATCACACCCAAAGGAGGGGAATATCATTTGCTGCTGGAAGATGGCACACACGTTTGGCTGAACGCCGCATCATCCATCCGTTTCCCTACCCGTTTTTCGGGAACGGAAAGAAGGGTGCAGCTCAGCGGCGAAGCTTATTTTGAAGTGGCCAAAGATGTGAAGAAACCTTTTATTGTGGATGTCAACCAACATACTTCCATCCAGGTATTGGGGACCCGTTTTAATGTAAATGCATATACAGACGAAGAGAAGATCAACACCACGCTGTTAGAAGGAGCTGTAGCCGTAAATTCCGGCAGCTTTGGCAGGGCAATCGCTCCGGGGCAAAGAGCAGTTACAGATCATGATGGAAATAAGGCCATTATTGTAGAACCCGCAGATACCGTACGTGCCGTAGCCTGGAAGAACGGCGTATTTGATTTCAACGACACAAAGCTGTCTGAAGTAATGCGCCAGGTATCCAGGTGGTACAACATCGATATTGTTTATGAAAAAAGTATTCCGGATATAAAGGTTTGGGGCAGGATGGAAAGGAACCAGAATCTGCAACAGCTGATAACGATACTTAACGGTATGGACGTGAGAGTAAAACTGGAGAGTGTCAACAAGCTGATCGTGTTACAATAG
- a CDS encoding RNA polymerase sigma-70 factor, which yields MSALRRGDEATFNCLFSEYYPALCFFAEKLLKDRFAAEEVVQGVMLRVWEKQADFDAFPSLKAFLYISTRNACLNYLEKIQRQRKHEHALELVAPISEEVTLSTIFKAEAMREIYGAIEQLPEKYRLIMELAYKEEMKNAEIAERLNIPVGTVNKQKMRALKSLRKLLSPKSFNVLLSFF from the coding sequence ATGAGTGCACTACGGCGTGGAGATGAGGCTACGTTTAACTGCTTGTTTTCCGAATACTACCCCGCCCTTTGTTTTTTCGCAGAAAAGCTATTGAAAGACCGCTTTGCCGCTGAAGAAGTTGTACAGGGCGTGATGCTCAGGGTATGGGAAAAACAGGCGGATTTTGATGCATTTCCCTCCCTGAAAGCATTCCTGTACATCAGCACCCGTAATGCCTGTCTCAATTACCTTGAAAAGATACAGCGCCAGCGCAAACATGAGCATGCGCTGGAACTTGTTGCGCCCATATCAGAAGAAGTAACCCTCAGCACTATCTTTAAAGCAGAAGCTATGCGCGAGATCTATGGCGCCATTGAGCAGCTGCCGGAAAAATACCGCCTGATCATGGAACTGGCCTATAAAGAAGAAATGAAAAATGCAGAGATCGCCGAGCGGCTGAACATTCCTGTGGGTACCGTCAACAAACAAAAGATGCGTGCCCTGAAATCCCTGCGGAAGCTGCTTTCCCCTAAATCTTTCAATGTATTGTTAAGTTTTTTTTAA
- a CDS encoding YegP family protein: MASFVISPTPNGQFRFTLKAGNGETILNSETYTAKANCLAGIESVRDNSQADERHEKKTAADGSPYFVLKAANNQVIGTSETYSNTSNRDAGIASVKKNAPDADVVE; the protein is encoded by the coding sequence ATGGCCTCATTTGTTATCTCCCCAACCCCAAATGGACAATTTCGATTTACATTAAAAGCCGGTAATGGCGAAACCATCCTTAACAGCGAAACGTACACCGCAAAAGCTAACTGCCTGGCAGGCATTGAATCAGTACGGGATAATTCCCAGGCAGATGAAAGGCATGAGAAGAAAACCGCTGCGGACGGAAGTCCTTACTTCGTATTGAAAGCAGCGAATAACCAGGTGATAGGCACCAGCGAAACGTATAGCAACACTTCCAACAGGGATGCAGGTATTGCGTCGGTAAAAAAGAATGCGCCGGATGCGGATGTAGTTGAATAG
- a CDS encoding Crp/Fnr family transcriptional regulator yields the protein MESFLIEHFRKIVPLDESEAAYIASHFTYKKFKKHQFVVQEGAPVPNSFLVAKGSLKSYHTDDNGKEHILQFGFENWWITDFYAHSNETPATINVDCMEDSELYCLSLQDREKLCAELHKVARFFLTKANNGYLAQQQRILSLLNSNARERYEQLLLLYPGILNKVPKQLIAAYLGVSRETLSRL from the coding sequence ATGGAGAGTTTCCTGATTGAACATTTTAGAAAGATCGTTCCGCTGGATGAAAGTGAAGCAGCTTACATCGCATCTCATTTCACTTATAAGAAATTCAAAAAGCACCAGTTCGTGGTACAGGAAGGTGCGCCTGTTCCCAACAGTTTCCTGGTAGCAAAAGGCTCCCTGAAATCTTATCATACGGACGATAATGGCAAAGAACATATCCTCCAATTCGGATTTGAGAACTGGTGGATCACAGATTTTTATGCGCATTCCAATGAAACACCTGCTACCATCAACGTGGATTGTATGGAAGACAGCGAACTCTATTGCCTCTCGTTACAGGACCGTGAAAAGCTATGCGCAGAGCTACATAAGGTAGCGCGGTTCTTTCTCACAAAAGCCAATAATGGATACCTTGCTCAGCAACAAAGGATATTATCGCTACTGAACAGCAATGCCAGAGAACGTTACGAGCAACTGCTGCTGTTATACCCCGGCATCCTCAATAAAGTGCCCAAGCAACTGATCGCCGCTTATCTCGGTGTATCACGCGAAACCCTCAGCCGTTTGTGA
- a CDS encoding type 1 glutamine amidotransferase domain-containing protein, translating into MKYLLFAGLALSGGLAAKAQEKKKVLIVLTSHNQLGNTGEKTGFWTEEFATPYYALTDQGIEVTIASPKGGQPPIDPKSDLPENSTPATKRFKADKALQEKLSKSIPLSKINQEDFDAVFYPGGHGPMWDLAEDKQSAKLIASFYQHNKPIAFVCHAPAALQHVKDKNGEALIKGKKVTAFTNTEEAAVKLDKVVPFSLEDMLRSKGAKFEKGADWQAYAVTDGLLITGQNPASSELVAKQLIKLLVK; encoded by the coding sequence ATGAAGTACCTCTTATTTGCAGGCCTTGCTTTATCAGGTGGCCTTGCAGCCAAAGCACAGGAGAAGAAAAAAGTGCTGATCGTGTTAACCTCCCATAACCAGTTAGGCAATACCGGGGAAAAGACCGGCTTCTGGACGGAAGAATTTGCCACGCCTTATTATGCATTAACAGATCAGGGCATTGAAGTGACCATCGCATCTCCCAAAGGAGGCCAACCACCTATTGATCCCAAAAGTGACCTTCCGGAAAACAGTACCCCTGCTACTAAAAGATTTAAGGCAGACAAGGCTTTACAGGAGAAACTGAGCAAAAGCATTCCGCTCTCAAAAATAAACCAGGAAGATTTTGATGCGGTGTTCTATCCCGGTGGTCATGGCCCTATGTGGGACCTGGCGGAAGACAAACAATCCGCGAAACTGATCGCATCATTCTATCAGCACAATAAGCCTATTGCATTTGTTTGTCACGCTCCTGCTGCGTTACAACATGTAAAGGATAAAAATGGAGAGGCTTTGATCAAAGGCAAGAAAGTAACAGCTTTTACAAACACGGAAGAAGCAGCGGTGAAACTGGATAAAGTAGTGCCTTTTTCTTTGGAAGATATGTTGCGTTCGAAAGGTGCAAAATTTGAGAAAGGTGCAGACTGGCAGGCATATGCTGTAACGGACGGGTTATTGATCACCGGGCAGAACCCGGCTTCATCGGAGTTAGTGGCCAAACAGCTGATCAAGCTGTTAGTGAAGTAG
- a CDS encoding GNAT family N-acetyltransferase gives MITYRPLTPEMAGKLAEIDRSESIDKIYTLNEGALFSVEMHCECSSWDAVALKEVQERFRSELQKGGMGIGAFKEDALVGFGVLAHAFIGAAQDQLQVDLLYVSRNFRRKGIGKSILQMLSEEAKKRGAKALYISSTETRSAVSFYMGNGAAVTAEVDKVLFEKEPTDIHMLKKLE, from the coding sequence ATGATAACCTATCGCCCCCTAACCCCTGAAATGGCCGGCAAATTGGCTGAAATTGACCGCTCGGAGTCAATAGACAAGATCTATACCCTGAATGAAGGCGCCCTTTTTTCCGTTGAAATGCATTGTGAATGTTCCAGTTGGGATGCTGTGGCTTTAAAGGAGGTGCAGGAAAGGTTCAGATCTGAACTGCAAAAAGGGGGTATGGGTATTGGGGCATTTAAGGAAGATGCCCTGGTAGGTTTTGGGGTATTGGCACATGCTTTTATCGGTGCCGCACAGGACCAGTTGCAGGTAGACCTTTTGTATGTTTCCCGGAACTTCAGAAGGAAGGGTATTGGAAAAAGTATCCTGCAAATGCTGAGTGAGGAAGCAAAGAAAAGAGGGGCAAAGGCGCTCTATATCTCTTCCACAGAAACAAGGTCCGCCGTTTCTTTTTATATGGGGAACGGGGCTGCAGTAACGGCTGAGGTGGATAAAGTGCTTTTTGAAAAAGAACCAACAGATATTCATATGCTGAAGAAGCTGGAATAG
- a CDS encoding ankyrin repeat domain-containing protein, producing MEKDPIVQQAIAAIDSGDTIILEALIAENPWLLSERHANGEKGYFKDPYLLWYVAGNPVRQPKLADNILDVAALIIKALPADSLKEQAGYTLGLVSSGRIPRESGKQLALIDLLVAAGADPDGGFGAAAVHQEVEAVEHLIKIGAKINMLAAISTGRTAVAKEFIASANAEELQQGLALAALYGNTELLEALIKAGADVKAFCPPGFHQHSTPLHQAVAARHLAAVKTLVNAGADLYIKDPIYLGTPIGWALHLEQTAETPEQAEQYKAISTWLREYMSREIAQDLFKAGLISAGQVEQAVPVIAIKLGK from the coding sequence ATGGAAAAGGACCCGATTGTTCAACAGGCAATAGCTGCCATTGATTCCGGAGATACCATTATCCTCGAAGCGCTTATAGCAGAGAACCCCTGGCTGCTGAGCGAACGGCATGCGAACGGAGAAAAAGGATATTTTAAAGATCCTTACCTCCTTTGGTATGTGGCAGGCAATCCTGTACGGCAGCCCAAACTGGCAGATAATATCCTGGATGTGGCCGCACTGATAATAAAAGCGCTGCCCGCGGACAGTTTGAAGGAGCAGGCAGGTTATACGCTTGGGCTTGTATCTTCCGGACGTATTCCGCGGGAAAGTGGCAAACAACTGGCATTGATAGACCTGCTGGTGGCAGCAGGCGCAGATCCTGACGGTGGCTTCGGTGCTGCTGCCGTTCACCAGGAAGTGGAGGCGGTGGAACATCTGATCAAAATTGGCGCGAAAATAAATATGCTGGCAGCTATCAGCACAGGGCGTACGGCAGTTGCAAAAGAATTCATTGCATCGGCAAATGCAGAAGAACTTCAGCAAGGGCTGGCACTGGCGGCATTATATGGCAATACGGAATTATTGGAAGCGTTGATAAAAGCGGGAGCAGATGTGAAGGCATTTTGCCCTCCGGGATTCCATCAGCATTCTACGCCATTGCACCAGGCTGTGGCGGCACGCCATTTAGCAGCTGTAAAAACATTGGTGAACGCCGGTGCAGACCTTTATATCAAAGATCCCATATACCTGGGTACACCTATAGGTTGGGCACTTCACCTGGAGCAGACCGCGGAAACGCCGGAACAGGCAGAGCAGTATAAAGCAATCAGTACCTGGCTCAGGGAATATATGAGCAGGGAAATTGCGCAGGACCTTTTCAAAGCAGGATTAATTTCAGCCGGGCAGGTGGAACAGGCCGTTCCTGTTATCGCTATAAAACTGGGTAAGTGA
- a CDS encoding FKBP-type peptidyl-prolyl cis-trans isomerase: MGIADKLFNMKNEKAAANLKAGQDFLEANKHKEGVVALPSGLQYEVITEGSGPKPTANNKVTCHYHGTLIDGTIFDSSVQRGQPATFPLNMVIKGWTEGVQLMPQGSKWRFFIPPNLAYGERQTGSYIGPNSTLIFEVELLGIS; the protein is encoded by the coding sequence ATGGGAATTGCTGATAAACTGTTTAATATGAAGAATGAAAAAGCCGCTGCAAATCTGAAGGCCGGCCAGGATTTCCTGGAAGCAAACAAACATAAAGAAGGTGTTGTGGCATTGCCCAGTGGCCTGCAGTACGAAGTGATCACAGAAGGATCAGGTCCTAAACCTACTGCTAATAACAAGGTTACCTGTCATTACCACGGTACCCTCATAGATGGAACAATATTCGACAGTTCTGTACAACGTGGCCAGCCGGCTACCTTTCCCCTGAACATGGTGATCAAGGGTTGGACGGAAGGTGTGCAGTTAATGCCCCAGGGCAGTAAATGGCGTTTCTTTATCCCGCCAAACTTAGCTTACGGAGAGAGACAAACCGGTTCTTACATCGGCCCGAACAGTACCCTCATCTTTGAAGTGGAACTTTTAGGCATCAGCTAG